Proteins from one Ipomoea triloba cultivar NCNSP0323 chromosome 1, ASM357664v1 genomic window:
- the LOC116024251 gene encoding uncharacterized protein LOC116024251 — MDRGRGGTSGGGRGRQARQSRGGRVARLVQGTTRDVPVDEVPPSGIPLPQVTPQAAPQTTTPVDIAGTFQVLANLLQQQATNNQASYFERFRRVNPPTFDGGPNPLVAIRWIKEVEKLFAAMQYPPEIKLGVTIPLLQGNAEHWWGVTRASYPDGDHITWEEFKRVFYRNFFPDSVRRVLENEFLNLVQGDMTVLEYAHKYIELGEFFPIYMSNEETKANRFENGLRSTIRNHMSSNVYHSYQEVFDSAIKVEARLNESKEQWSDKKRAREAIQQYGKPRGIGNLPNKKTAKGHVVQTKECNFCHLYHTGECRRKSGACFECATKIDGLQPSNDRWIPLKKAISGDRLLLEKATDDRRSPMFVVEITLELVRELPEP, encoded by the exons ATGGATAGAGGTCGTGGAGGAACCTCGGGCGGGGGAAGAGGAAGGCAAGCAAGGCAATCGAGGGGTGGTCGAGTTGCTAGGCTAGTTCAAGGGACTACTCGAGATGTACCGGTTGATGAAGTTCCACCTTCGGGCATTCCTCTACCTCAAGTTACCCCTCAAGCTGCGCCTCAAACAACTACACCAGTTGATATTGCGGGCACATTTCAAGTGTTAGCTAACCTTTTGCAGCAACAAGCAACTAATAATCAAGCTTCCTACTTTGAAAGGTTTAGACGTGTAAACCCACCGACCTTCGATGGTGGACCAAATCCCTTGGTAGCAATTAGATGGATAAAAGAGGTGGAGAAATTGTTCGCAGCTATGCAGTACCCTCCAGAAATCAAATTGGGTGTAACCATACCATTACTTCAAGGAAATGCAGAGCATTGGTGGGGGGTTACAAGGGCATCATATCCAGATGGGGATCATATAacttgggaagaattcaagagGGTGTTTTATCGTAACTTTTTTCCAGATAGTGTAAGGAGGGTGTTAGAAAATGAATTCCTAAATTTGGTGCAAGGTGATATGACAGTCTTGGAATATGCCCATAAGTATATAGAACTAGGAGAGTTCTTTCCAATATATATGAGTAACGAGGAAACAAAGGCCAATAGGTTTGAAAATGGTTTGAGGTCAACAATCCGCAATCACATGTCATCTAATGTTTATCATAGCTATCAAGAAGTGTTCGATAGTGCCATAAAAGTTGAAGCAAGGTTGAATGAGTCTAAGGAGCAATGGTCTGACAAAAAAAGGGCAAGAGAAGCAATACAACAATATGGAAAGCCAAGGGGTATTggaaatttaccaaataagaaGACAGCTAAAGGACATGTTGTGCAGACCAAGGAGTGCAACTTCTGCCATCTTTATCATACCGGGGAGTGTCGCCGCAAGTCTGGGGCATGTTTTGAATGCG CAACAAAGATTGACGGCTTGCAACCATCGAACGATCGCTGGATACCTTTGAAGAAGGCGATCAGTGGGGATCGCCTTCTGTTGGAGAAGGCGACCGACGACCGTCGGTCGCcaatgtttgttgttgaaataACGCTGGAGTTGGTTAGAGAGTTACCAGAACCCTAG
- the LOC116017707 gene encoding EKC/KEOPS complex subunit bud32, giving the protein MMENEANGKEGNLVLIKQGAEARVFESTFVGRRSIVKERFSKKYRHPTLDSKLTLKRLNAEARCMTKARRLGVATPVLYAVDPILHSLTFEYVEGPLVKDILLGFGSSGIDEERIADIAFQIGNAIGKIHDGGLVHGDLTTSNMLMRSATNQLVLIDFGLSFTSTLPEDKAVDLYVLERALLSMHSSCGNVMDRILAAYKKSSKQWSSTLNKLAQVRQRGRKRTMVG; this is encoded by the exons ATGATGGAGAATGAGGCAAACGGAAAAGAAGGCAACCTGGTGTTGATTAAACAAGGAGCCGAGGCT AGAGTCTTTGAGTCCACATTTGTAGGCAGGAGATCAATTGTTAAGGAACGGTTTTCAAAGAAGTACAGACATCCAACATTGGACTCGAAGCTTACTCTTAAGCGCTTGAATGCG GAGGCTAGATGCATGACGAAAGCTAGACGATTAGGTGTTGCTACCCCAGTGCTTTATGCTGTTGATCCCATATTGCATTCTCTGACTTTTGAGTATGTAGAAGGACCCCTTGTGAAAGATATTCTCCTTGGTTTTGGTTCTTCGGGCATAGATGAAGAAAGGATTGCTGACATTGCATTTCAGATTGGTAATGCAATTGGCAAAATACATGATGGTGGCCTTGTCCATGGTGATTTGACAACATCAAACATGTTAATGCGAAGTGCTACCAATCAGCTG GTACTCATTGACTTTGGCTTAAGCTTTACTTCAACACTTCCAGAAGATAAAGCAGTTGATTTGTATGTACTAGAACGTGCACTACTATCTATGCACTCTTCATGCGGAAATGTG ATGGACCGTATACTTGCTGCATACAAGAAGTCCTCGAAACAGTGGTCATCAACCTTGAACAAGCTAGCCCAAG TACGCCAAAGAGGTAGAAAGCGCACCATGGTTGGCTGA
- the LOC116019983 gene encoding uncharacterized protein LOC116019983, with amino-acid sequence MASTFAKRLTSSLFRPNVSLSSSYPHLCTQQGLSESAKISPFLLQFFNSTSIKSPSSLNQNPNFSDSLLTGSTAHFRYLPSFKYPFSHGQFLLKNCEKVRFLSTTSEPPSNGNDKSSQSGSEIQNPEFKHQEITGPTVERDVSALANETREVLEKMMKNVYSLSKALAVLSLVQLGLGAWFLYSTRDSPMPEISLQSFLAFGLPISLAFMLRRSLKPMYFFKKMEDQGRLQILTLTLQVAKQLNLFFCRVQGVSYSCIGVAALGLIYVALSR; translated from the coding sequence ATGGCTTCAACCTTCGCCAAGAGACTCACCTCCTCGCTGTTCAGACCTAATGTCTCTCTTTCATCATCTTATCCTCACCTCTGCACCCAGCAAGGTCTCTCAGAAAGCGCAAAGATCTCACCTTTCCTCCTTCAATTCTTCAATTCCACTTCAATCAAGTCCCCCTCTTCACTGAACCAAAACCCCAATTTCTCAGATTCCCTTCTCACTGGATCAACTGCCCACTTTAGGTATCTTCCTAGCTTCAAATACCCATTTAGCCATGGTCAATTTTTGTTAAAGAATTGTGAAAAGGTGAGGTTTTTATCAACAACTTCTGAGCCGCCATCAAATGGCAATGACAAATCATCTCAAAGTGGTTCTGAGATTCAAAACCCTGAGTTCAAGCACCAGGAGATCACTGGGCCCACCGTGGAGCGCGACGTTTCCGCGCTTGCCAATGAGACCCGAGAGGTTCtggagaagatgatgaagaatgtGTACAGTTTGAGCAAGGCGTTGGCTGTTCTCAGCCTTGTCCAGCTGGGTTTGGGCGCCTGGTTTCTGTATTCCACTAGGGATTCGCCCATGCCTGAGATTTCTTTGCAGAGCTTCTTGGCCTTTGGGCTTCCCATTTCATTGGCTTTCATGCTCAGAAGGTCGCTCAAACCAATGTATTTCTTCAAGAAAATGGAAGACCAAGGGAGGCTCCAGATTCTCACTCTTACTCTTCAGGTTGCCAAGCAATTGAACTTGTTCTTTTGTCGCGTCCAAGGCGTTTCTTATTCGTGTATTGGTGTTGCCGCTCTCGGATTGATCTATGTTGCTTTGTCAAGATAA
- the LOC116000854 gene encoding inositol transporter 4-like, producing the protein MEGGPHKANKTEFTECWRAIWRTPYIMLLAMSAGIGGFLFGYDTGVISGALLYIRDDFEAVEKHTWLQEMIVSMTVAGAVVGAGLGGWLNDKLGRRKSIIIADVLFFIGAVVMASAPAPWVIIIGRLLVGLGVGMASMTAPLYISEASPAKIRGALVSANGLLLTGGQFLSYLINLAFTRVPGTWRWMLGIAGVPALVQFILMFFLPESPRWLYRQNKVDEARAILERLYSADEVEQEMNALKESVEHEKAESKAIGDSMVAKLKSAWGNTVVRRGLYAGVTVQVAQQFVGINTVMYYSPTIVQLAGFASNRTAIALSIITSALNAAGTVVSMLLVDRFGRRKLIIYSMLGTITCLVVLSVLFQQASVHSPPVSVFESNHFGVNTTCPSFLKASNPASWSCMSCLKASQCSFCSNSASQYKPGACLSTTDPIEGMCKSERRAWYTQGCPSKFGIFAVGLLGLYIISYAPGIGTVPWIVNSEIYPLRYRGIGGGIAAVSNWLSNLVVSQTFLTLTEALGPWGTFLLFAGFAVIGLIAIFFLVPETKGLPFEEVEKMLEKGFKPKIFSSQKSKDTAPPPTSS; encoded by the exons ATGGAGGGAGGTCCTCATAAAGCAAATAAAACAGAATTCACAGAATGTTGGAGGGCAATATGGAGAACGCCATACATTATGCTGCTTGCCATGTCTGCGGGCATTGGAGGATTTCTGTTTGGTTACGATACTG GTGTTATTTCTGGGGCATTGCTGTATATTCGGGATGACTTTGAAGCTGTTGAGAAGCACACATGGCTTCAG GAAATGATTGTGAGCATGACAGTGGCAGGTGCGGTTgtgggtgctggacttggtgGATGGCTGAACGACAAGTTGGGTCGGAGGAAATCGATTATAATAGCTGATGTGTTGTTCTTTATTGGCGCTGTGGTGATGGCTTCTGCCCCGGCCCCGTGGGTCATAATAATCGGAAGATTGCTGGTGGGTTTGGGGGTTGGAATGGCATCCATGACTGCACCGCTTTATATTTCAGAGGCTTCGCCTGCTAAGATTCGAGGCGCTCTAGTCAGTGCTAATGGTCTGCTACTCACCGGGGGACAGTTTCTGTCTTATCTTATCAACTTAGCATTCACCAGG GTACCTGGCACCTGGCGTTGGATGCTTGGAATAGCAGGAGTTCCCGCTTTAGTTCAGTTCATACTCATGTTCTTTCTCCCCGAGTCTCCTAGGTGGTTGTATCGCCAG AACAAGGTAGATGAAGCCAGGGCGATTTTGGAGAGGCTGTATTCTGCCGATGAAGTTGAACAAGAGATGAATGCTTTAAAGGAGTCCGTTGAACACGAGAAGGCGGAATCCAAAGCTATAGGAGACAGCATGGTTGCTAAACTAAAGAGCGCTTGGGGAAACACTGTGGTTCGCAGGGGTCTGTATGCTGGCGTAACGGTTCAAGTTGCTCAGCAATTTGTGGGGATCAACACCGTCATGTATTACAGCCCGACCATTGTGCAACTAGCCGGTTTCGCCTCCAACCGGACCGCCATAGCCCTCTCTATCATCACGTCTGCGCTCAACGCTGCTGGAACTGTGGTTAGTATGCTACTCGTTGACAGGTTCGGGAGGAGGAAATTGATCATCTACTCGATGCTAGGTACCATAACATGCCTCGTCGTATTATCTGTCCTGTTCCAACAAGCCAGCGTCCATTCCCCGCCCGTCAGTGTCTTCGAATCCAATCACTTCGGAGTAAACACCACATGTCCTAGTTTCTTGAAAGCATCAAACCCGGCATCCTGGAGTTGTATGTCGTGTCTAAAGGCATCCCAGTGCTCTTTTTGCAGTAACTCAGCCAGCCAA TATAAACCCGGGGCATGTTTATCCACGACGGATCCCATCGAGGGGATGTGCAAGTCAGAAAGGCGAGCATGGTACACACAAGGTTGCCCAAGCAAGTTCGGTATATTCGCAGTGGGACTCCTAGGACTGTACATCATATCCTATGCGCCAGGCATAGGAACCGTTCCTTGGATCGTCAACTCCGAGATTTACCCTTTGAGATACCGAGGCATTGGCGGAGGAATCGCCGCCGTCTCTAACTGGCTATCAAACCTCGTAGTAAGCCAAACATTCTTAACACTAACCGAGGCTCTGGGGCCGTGGGGCACATTCCTGTTGTTTGCGGGATTTGCGGTCATCGGTCTCATAGCCATCTTCTTCTTGGTGCCCGAAACCAAGGGATTGCCATTTGAGGAGGTTGAGAAGATGCTCGAGAAAGGGTTCAAACCCAAGATTTTCAGTAGCCAAAAGTCAAAGGATACAGCGCCTCCTCCTACATCGTCATAA